From Nicotiana tabacum cultivar K326 chromosome 22, ASM71507v2, whole genome shotgun sequence, one genomic window encodes:
- the LOC142176004 gene encoding uncharacterized protein LOC142176004, whose product MLQAQQVAIAQLQSQNRTPNTAEPVNTRRVEPAIERPDESGSGTDPTIMKMLEELAKRIKIGEKKIEENDKKVETYNSGGLNERSSIASKQLKKNLVQYPTVTWADVYNRYQSKIRVEDDQLGAPSGSVYPSRLLTRESGNADRGSRSNKERYQPYVEDRRNISKRNIPRNDRRTEQAIGKIRDTIWPKPIQTDPSQRNPNLICKYHGTHGHRTEDCRQLKEEVARLFNEWYLREFLSDQAKSHFRERDANKKNEPEEPQHIIHMLVGGVDVLQGPIFKRNKVSITREKRTRDYMPEGTLTFREEDTEALSQPHNDALVISILLNKIQVKLVLVDPSSSTNIIRSRVVEKIGLLDQIIPSSYVLNGFNIVSEMTKREIILPVNVVGTIQDTKFHVIEGDMRYNALLRRPWIHSMRAVPSTLHQMMKFPTKDGVKIVYGEQHAAKGMFAVHDLAPVSTPSTSEKSKDKKAAK is encoded by the exons atgttgcaagcccagCAAGTGgccatcgctcaacttcagaGTCAGAATAGAACTCCAAACACAGCCGAACCAGTGAACACGCGGCGTGTTGAACCAGCGATAGAGAGACCCGATGAAAGtggctcggggactgaccccacaattatgaaaatgctcgaagaGCTCGCCAAAAGGATTAAGATCggagaaaagaagattgaagaaaatgacaaaaaggtggagacataTAATTCAGGG GGGCTAAATGAACGAAGTTCAatagcttcgaagcagctgaagAAAAACTTGGTCCAGTATCCCACTGTGACTTGGGCGGATGTGTATAataggtaccaatcaaaaattagggtcgaggatgaccagttagGAGCCCCATCAGGCTCAGTTTATCCAAGCAGGTTACTAACAAGGGAGTCAGGAAATGCAGACAGGGGGTCAAGATCGAATAAGGAAAGATATCAGCCATACGTCGAGGATCGAAGGAACATTTCCAAGCGTAACATACCTCGGAATGATCGAAGAACGGAACAAG CCATTGGCAAAATTAGAGATACTATATGGCCCAAGCCTATACAGACTGATCCTTCTCAGAGGAACCCCAACTTgatatgcaaatatcatggtaCTCATGGGCACAGGaccgaagattgcaggcaactcaaagaggaggtagcccggttgtTTAACGAATGGTATCTTCGTGAATTTCTCAGCGACCAGGCCAAGAGCCATTTCCGAGAAAGGGATGCAAACAAGAAGAATGAGCCTGAAGAACCTCAACATATCATTCACATGCTTGTTGGAGGAGTCGACGTCCTACAGGGACCTATATTCAAACGTAACAAGGTTTCCATCACAAGGGAGAAACGGACTCGGGACTACATGCCCGAAGGCACCCTCACATTCAGGGAGGAAGATACCGAGGCCTTATCTCAGCCTCACAATgatgctctggtaatttctattcttttaaataaaattcaagttaaacttGTTCTCGTGGATCCAAGTAGCTCGACAAATATAatcagatcaagggtcgtggagAAGATCGGGTTGCTTGACCAAATCATACCTTCCTCTTATGTCTTGAATGGATTCAACATAGTAAGTGAAATGACGAAGAGGGAAATCatcctcccagtcaacgtggtTGGAACCATACAAGACACCaagttccatgtcatcgaaggagatatgaggtataatgcTTTACTtagaaggccgtggatccatagCATGAGGGCGGTGCCATctacccttcatcaaatgatgaagttcccaacaaaGGATGGTGTTAAAATAGTATATGGAGAACAACATGCAGCTAAGGGGATGTTTGCAGTACACGACCTGGCACCGGTATCGACACCATCTACATCGGAGAAGTCAAAGGACAAAAAGgctgccaaatag